A part of Mucilaginibacter defluvii genomic DNA contains:
- a CDS encoding serine hydrolase, giving the protein MKKILPLIITLFLLNNISLAQNANRSKFIADSLQAYINRALTNWRIPGAAVCIVKDNRIVLVKGFGIKELGLNNKVDENTLFMIGSNTKAFTATALAMLAADKKLSLNDKVTKYLPDFKLDNKAATELLTIRDLLCHRLGFQTFQGDFTFYNTNLTRGEVMSKMTLMKAPYGFRTTWGYTNSAFLTAGEIIPKVADQNWDIYLKEKIFAPLGMSNTLGLSVAMTKAFNRAAGHTITDNRLLAIPYANLDNMAPAGAISSTAADMGKWVMTLLNDGKVGSKQVIAKAAIDATRQPQDIVGTAEHLDGTKNFQLYGLGWFLQDYHNHRLVMHDGGVNGFVSSVTLVPEENLGVVILTNTDQNNLYEALRWEILDAYFKLPYRNYSDAYLKEFRNYTAEQLAVDKKLRDSVALNLRPALSLSYYEGKFTNQLYGTVNVERGDNNDLTMRFEHHPKMYARLQPLGGNRFYVTFSDPILGKAIFPFTVQNGKVTGFKLKVADFVEMGAYDFKRQ; this is encoded by the coding sequence ATGAAAAAAATACTCCCCCTAATTATTACGCTCTTTTTATTAAATAATATCAGTCTGGCACAAAATGCTAACCGCAGCAAATTTATAGCGGATAGCCTTCAGGCGTACATCAACCGCGCGTTAACCAACTGGCGCATACCGGGCGCGGCCGTATGCATTGTAAAAGATAACCGCATTGTGCTTGTAAAAGGCTTTGGCATCAAGGAGCTGGGATTGAATAATAAGGTTGACGAGAACACCCTGTTTATGATTGGCAGCAATACCAAAGCCTTTACAGCCACCGCACTTGCCATGCTGGCTGCGGATAAGAAGCTCTCGCTGAACGATAAGGTGACCAAATACCTGCCAGACTTTAAGCTGGACAACAAGGCCGCTACCGAGTTGCTTACCATACGCGATTTGCTTTGCCACCGCCTGGGTTTTCAAACCTTCCAGGGCGATTTTACATTTTACAACACCAACCTTACCCGCGGCGAAGTAATGAGCAAGATGACACTGATGAAAGCGCCGTACGGCTTCCGTACCACATGGGGATATACCAACTCGGCTTTTTTAACCGCCGGAGAGATCATCCCTAAGGTTGCCGACCAGAACTGGGACATCTACCTGAAAGAAAAAATATTTGCGCCGCTGGGCATGAGCAACACCCTTGGCCTTAGCGTAGCCATGACAAAGGCCTTTAACCGCGCTGCCGGGCACACTATAACCGATAACCGGCTGTTAGCCATACCGTATGCCAACCTTGATAATATGGCGCCTGCCGGGGCAATCAGTTCGACAGCCGCTGATATGGGCAAATGGGTAATGACCTTACTGAACGATGGTAAGGTAGGCAGCAAGCAAGTAATTGCTAAAGCCGCCATTGATGCCACCCGCCAGCCACAGGATATTGTGGGCACTGCCGAACACCTGGACGGTACCAAAAATTTTCAGCTATACGGCCTAGGCTGGTTTTTGCAAGATTACCATAACCACCGCTTGGTTATGCATGACGGTGGGGTAAACGGCTTTGTATCGTCAGTTACGCTGGTGCCCGAAGAAAACTTGGGCGTAGTGATCCTCACCAATACCGATCAGAATAATTTGTACGAAGCCCTGCGCTGGGAGATATTGGACGCTTACTTTAAACTACCGTACCGCAATTACAGCGATGCTTACCTAAAGGAATTCAGAAACTATACTGCCGAACAACTTGCCGTAGACAAAAAGCTGCGTGATAGTGTGGCGCTTAACCTACGCCCGGCACTATCATTAAGTTATTACGAGGGTAAATTCACCAATCAGCTCTACGGCACCGTAAACGTTGAGCGCGGCGACAATAACGACCTGACCATGCGCTTTGAGCATCACCCTAAAATGTATGCCCGCTTACAACCGTTAGGTGGCAACCGTTTCTATGTAACCTTTAGCGACCCGATTTTGGGCAAGGCTATATTCCCCTTTACAGTGCAAAACGGCAAGGTAACCGGCTTTAAACTAAAAGTAGCCGACTTTGTGGAGATGGGCGCTTATGATTTTAAGAGGCAGTAA
- a CDS encoding S9 family peptidase, whose amino-acid sequence MKRKFYYLPVVFMAFILSVAWQGAQAQFGSGTNWAKDGYRYYKTFEGGIAEFDVRDANKKTVIATAQDLTPAGQKPISIRRFKITDDGKKILINTNTKRVWRYDTRGDYWVYDVAAKSLKQLGKGKPESSLMFAKFSPDASKVAYVSGHNVYVEDLATNTIKALTTDGTDRLINGTFDWVYEEEFDCRDGFRWSPDGKSIAYWQIDARKIKNYLMLNTTDSMVYSYVVPVEYPTAGQDPSSCKIGVVDIATAQTKWLNIPGDNVQHYIPRMEYTSNPDEIILQQLNRAQNESKLYVAKVSSNTAKVIYNETDKAWINAKEEATGWDWLNKGKEFVWASEKDGWNHLYRIGLDGKQKLITKGNYDVMSVSLIDEPSGFIYFIASPDNPNQAYLYRVKLSGGKAERLTPADQSGTHGYAISPNGTMAMHNFSNSNTPYQSETISLPDHKHLTGNAIKPVTDAKNPVEFFTVKTSEGVDIKGWVKKPNNFDPTKKYPVVFYVYGEPASQTAKDVYGAGHNGMYTGDMAADGYVYISMDNRGAPAPRGREWRKAIYKNIGVLNIRDQALAAKEILKWNYIDSSRVAVWGWSGGGSSTLNLMFQYPEIYKTGIAVAAVGYQLTYDNIYQERYMGVPTDDAGREPFIKGSPITNAKNLQGNLLYIHGTGDDNVHYNNAELLINELIKYNKQFQLMSYPNRTHSISEGPGTGLHLRTLYTKYLKEHCPPGGR is encoded by the coding sequence ATGAAGCGTAAATTTTACTATTTACCCGTTGTGTTTATGGCGTTTATACTGTCGGTAGCATGGCAGGGCGCACAGGCACAATTCGGGAGCGGCACTAACTGGGCTAAGGACGGATACCGTTATTACAAAACTTTTGAGGGTGGCATTGCCGAATTTGACGTGCGTGATGCCAATAAGAAAACGGTAATAGCCACCGCGCAGGACCTTACCCCCGCCGGGCAAAAACCTATCAGCATCCGCCGGTTTAAAATTACTGACGACGGTAAAAAAATACTCATCAACACCAACACCAAACGTGTTTGGCGTTATGATACCCGCGGCGATTACTGGGTGTATGATGTTGCCGCAAAAAGCCTGAAGCAATTAGGCAAGGGTAAACCGGAATCATCATTAATGTTCGCTAAATTCTCTCCGGATGCCAGCAAGGTAGCTTACGTAAGCGGCCATAATGTGTATGTAGAAGACCTGGCTACCAACACCATCAAGGCGCTTACTACTGATGGTACCGACCGTTTGATTAACGGTACTTTTGATTGGGTTTATGAGGAGGAGTTTGACTGCCGGGATGGTTTCCGCTGGTCGCCTGACGGTAAATCAATCGCCTACTGGCAAATTGATGCCCGCAAGATAAAAAACTACCTGATGCTGAACACAACCGACAGTATGGTGTACTCCTATGTAGTGCCCGTTGAATATCCGACGGCGGGTCAGGACCCAAGCTCATGCAAGATAGGTGTGGTTGACATTGCTACCGCGCAAACTAAATGGCTTAACATCCCGGGCGACAACGTGCAGCATTATATTCCGCGTATGGAATACACCAGTAACCCGGATGAAATTATCCTGCAGCAGCTTAACCGCGCTCAAAACGAAAGTAAATTATATGTAGCCAAAGTATCGAGCAACACAGCAAAAGTTATCTATAACGAAACGGACAAAGCCTGGATCAATGCTAAAGAAGAGGCTACCGGCTGGGATTGGCTGAACAAAGGCAAAGAGTTTGTTTGGGCCAGCGAGAAAGATGGCTGGAACCACCTGTACCGTATCGGGCTTGATGGTAAGCAAAAGCTAATTACTAAGGGTAACTATGATGTTATGAGCGTATCGCTTATTGATGAACCGTCAGGCTTTATTTATTTCATTGCTTCGCCTGACAACCCTAACCAGGCTTACCTGTACCGCGTTAAGCTAAGCGGTGGCAAGGCTGAGCGATTAACCCCTGCAGATCAATCTGGCACGCATGGCTATGCCATTTCGCCGAACGGCACCATGGCTATGCACAATTTTTCTAATTCCAACACGCCTTACCAGAGCGAAACCATTAGCCTGCCCGATCATAAGCACTTAACAGGCAATGCTATTAAACCGGTAACCGATGCCAAAAACCCAGTTGAATTCTTCACGGTAAAAACATCTGAGGGCGTTGATATTAAAGGTTGGGTAAAAAAGCCTAATAACTTTGATCCGACTAAAAAATACCCGGTTGTATTTTATGTTTATGGCGAACCGGCTTCACAAACAGCTAAAGATGTGTACGGCGCCGGCCATAATGGTATGTACACCGGTGATATGGCTGCCGACGGCTATGTGTATATCTCAATGGATAACCGTGGTGCACCGGCTCCGCGTGGCCGTGAGTGGCGCAAGGCTATCTATAAAAACATCGGTGTGCTGAATATCCGCGACCAGGCGCTGGCGGCAAAAGAAATATTAAAATGGAACTACATCGACAGCAGCCGCGTGGCTGTTTGGGGATGGAGTGGTGGTGGTTCATCAACATTAAACCTGATGTTCCAGTATCCTGAAATCTATAAAACCGGTATAGCGGTGGCAGCCGTAGGCTACCAACTTACTTATGACAATATTTACCAGGAGCGCTACATGGGCGTTCCAACTGATGATGCCGGCCGTGAGCCGTTTATAAAAGGGTCGCCTATTACCAACGCCAAAAACCTGCAGGGTAATTTATTGTACATTCATGGCACAGGTGATGATAACGTGCACTACAATAACGCTGAGTTGCTGATAAACGAGTTAATTAAATATAACAAGCAATTCCAGCTAATGTCGTACCCTAACCGTACACACTCTATATCAGAAGGGCCAGGTACCGGGTTGCACCTGCGTACGCTATATACCAAATACTTAAAGGAGCATTGCCCTCCGGGTGGCAGATAG
- a CDS encoding single-stranded DNA-binding protein, whose protein sequence is MSGINKVILIGHLGKDPEIRYLEGGVSVVSFPLATSETFNKDGKKIEQTEWHNIVMWRSLADVAAKYLQKGKLVYIEGKLRTRSFEDKEGIKKYTTEVVAENFTMLGRKSDFETDNQANGRAIKTDGAADYNTADETDDLPF, encoded by the coding sequence ATGTCTGGAATAAACAAAGTAATACTAATTGGGCATTTAGGTAAAGACCCCGAAATACGATATTTGGAAGGAGGTGTATCAGTAGTAAGCTTCCCCCTTGCCACCTCCGAAACCTTTAATAAAGACGGAAAAAAAATTGAACAAACAGAGTGGCATAACATTGTTATGTGGCGAAGCCTTGCCGACGTGGCTGCAAAATATTTGCAAAAGGGCAAGCTGGTTTACATAGAAGGAAAGCTGCGTACCCGCTCTTTTGAGGATAAGGAGGGCATAAAAAAATACACTACTGAGGTAGTGGCCGAAAACTTTACCATGCTTGGTCGCAAAAGTGATTTTGAAACGGACAACCAGGCCAACGGACGCGCAATTAAAACAGATGGCGCCGCCGATTACAATACTGCTGACGAAACGGACGATCTGCCTTTCTGA
- the mutY gene encoding A/G-specific adenine glycosylase → MKKAHQPHLLPIFEVMNFADELLNWYQQNKRDLPWRNTTDAYTIWLSEIILQQTRVEQGMPYFHRFLERFPDVRSFAAATEDEVLKLWQGLGYYSRGRNMLKTAQQVEQEYGGVFPTDYNTLIKLKGIGEYTAAAISSFSANEHRAVVDGNVYRVLARYFGISEPVNSPKSKKTFQELADSLINKKNPALHNQAMMEFGALLCKPKNPGCGICPVRLGCYAFKHNATTNLPVKLKTVKSKERYLNYFLVTDGKTLLMNKRGDNDIWANMYDLPLLETNGLISVEEALNSSEIQYAFGENVKAEYVSPINKHILTHQKLFVRLIKLSDYQVKLEQKWFYTEVENLSNLALPKIIFIFLKYFFNL, encoded by the coding sequence ATGAAAAAAGCGCATCAACCACATTTGCTGCCTATTTTTGAGGTTATGAATTTTGCCGATGAATTGCTTAACTGGTACCAGCAAAACAAGCGCGACCTGCCCTGGCGCAACACAACCGACGCTTATACCATATGGCTATCTGAAATAATATTGCAGCAAACCCGTGTAGAGCAAGGCATGCCTTACTTCCATCGTTTTTTAGAGCGTTTTCCGGATGTGCGCAGCTTTGCCGCGGCAACCGAGGATGAGGTGCTTAAGCTGTGGCAAGGGCTTGGCTATTACTCGCGCGGGCGCAACATGCTTAAAACAGCGCAGCAGGTTGAGCAGGAATACGGCGGCGTTTTTCCGACAGATTATAATACACTGATCAAACTCAAAGGCATTGGCGAATATACCGCGGCGGCCATATCATCGTTCTCCGCCAATGAGCACCGTGCTGTTGTTGATGGTAACGTCTACCGGGTGCTCGCCCGCTACTTTGGCATCAGCGAACCGGTTAATTCGCCCAAATCAAAAAAGACTTTTCAGGAGCTTGCAGACAGTTTAATTAATAAGAAAAACCCGGCGCTGCATAATCAGGCCATGATGGAATTCGGCGCGCTGCTTTGCAAACCTAAAAACCCCGGATGCGGCATTTGCCCCGTAAGGCTTGGTTGCTATGCATTTAAGCACAACGCAACAACCAATTTACCCGTAAAACTAAAAACGGTTAAAAGTAAGGAACGCTACCTGAACTACTTTTTAGTTACTGATGGCAAAACTTTGCTGATGAACAAGCGGGGAGATAATGACATATGGGCCAATATGTATGACCTGCCGTTGCTGGAAACCAATGGCTTAATTTCTGTAGAAGAGGCGCTTAACTCATCCGAGATACAATATGCTTTTGGCGAAAACGTTAAAGCGGAATACGTATCGCCAATTAATAAACATATACTTACGCATCAAAAACTATTTGTTAGGTTAATAAAATTAAGCGACTATCAGGTTAAATTAGAACAAAAATGGTTTTATACAGAGGTAGAAAATTTGAGCAATCTTGCACTGCCTAAAATCATTTTTATATTTCTAAAATATTTTTTTAATTTGTAG
- a CDS encoding HU family DNA-binding protein, with the protein MTKAEIIAEISSKTGIEKVDVQETVEAFFKVVKGSMVAGENVYVRGFGSFVVKKRAKKTARNISKNTAIIIPEHFVPSFKPAKTFVEKVKSGNKTAKASK; encoded by the coding sequence ATGACTAAGGCAGAAATCATAGCTGAAATCTCATCTAAGACAGGTATTGAGAAAGTTGATGTACAGGAAACTGTTGAGGCGTTTTTTAAAGTAGTAAAAGGCTCAATGGTTGCCGGCGAGAATGTTTACGTTAGAGGTTTCGGTAGTTTCGTTGTTAAAAAAAGAGCTAAGAAAACAGCGCGTAATATTTCAAAAAATACTGCCATAATCATTCCTGAGCACTTTGTGCCAAGCTTTAAGCCGGCAAAAACTTTTGTTGAAAAAGTAAAAAGCGGCAACAAAACTGCAAAAGCAAGCAAATAA
- a CDS encoding tetratricopeptide repeat protein yields MKKPQIVLIIAVLAIVGYLYVQPVKGLQKAEDANHADTKAAAPAAQAQANFLSVEQVSETAKSAIGQSLAAPITELEGKLKAADGDAKKDIEKQLATKWDDVNQPGPAAFYYKSVAESEKTADAWITAGNHFNDAYKLTQDTTAQPTYLTNAVQCFEQARQLAPDNLDAKTGLGIAYVNGGAPSPMAGISLLLEVVKQDPTNRSANLNLGVFSMKSGQFEKAVERFKTVIAQKPELEPYFYLAESYKQLGRKKEAIEAYTKCKTMMPDPAFGQRIDEYIKELN; encoded by the coding sequence ATGAAAAAGCCACAAATAGTTTTAATTATAGCAGTACTCGCTATTGTGGGCTATTTGTACGTACAACCTGTTAAGGGTTTGCAAAAGGCTGAGGATGCCAATCATGCTGATACCAAGGCAGCCGCCCCTGCTGCACAGGCTCAGGCCAATTTTTTGAGCGTTGAGCAGGTGTCAGAAACAGCCAAAAGCGCCATAGGCCAATCGCTTGCAGCCCCGATTACCGAATTGGAAGGCAAGCTTAAAGCCGCTGATGGCGACGCTAAAAAGGATATAGAAAAACAGCTGGCTACCAAGTGGGATGATGTAAACCAACCCGGGCCGGCTGCTTTTTATTATAAATCCGTTGCTGAAAGTGAAAAAACCGCCGATGCCTGGATAACAGCCGGTAACCACTTTAATGATGCATACAAGCTTACCCAGGATACCACTGCTCAGCCAACGTATCTAACAAACGCTGTACAGTGCTTTGAGCAGGCCCGCCAGTTGGCTCCGGACAACCTGGATGCTAAAACCGGTTTGGGTATAGCTTATGTAAACGGTGGTGCGCCCAGCCCTATGGCCGGTATAAGCCTGTTGCTTGAAGTGGTAAAGCAGGACCCAACCAATCGCAGTGCAAATCTAAATCTGGGCGTTTTCTCTATGAAATCAGGCCAGTTTGAAAAAGCGGTTGAGCGTTTTAAAACAGTTATTGCACAAAAGCCCGAGCTTGAACCATATTTTTACCTGGCCGAGAGCTACAAACAGCTTGGCCGTAAAAAAGAGGCTATTGAGGCTTATACCAAGTGTAAAACAATGATGCCTGACCCAGCTTTTGGGCAGCGCATTGATGAGTACATAAAGGAATTAAATTAA
- a CDS encoding Rne/Rng family ribonuclease: MIKELIIDSSPSGATIALLQDKQLVELHKEQTTNNYTVGDIYLGKIKKIMPGLNAAFVDVGYEKDAFLHYLDLGPQVQSLLKLTKQVRSGGYQSKLLDHLKLEADINKGGKISEILTKGQLLPVQIAKEPISTKGPRLSADLSIAGRYVVLVPFSEVISISKKIKSNTERQRLRKIVESIKPKHFGVIIRTVSEGKGVTEMQKDLLDLIAKWETLITKLPSVEPSKKILGEIDRTSTILRDILNSDFQSIYVNDNGMYEEVKSYVHEISPDLENIVRLHKHRDPIFEHYGIEKQIKGAFGKTVNLAGGAYLVIEHTEALHVIDVNSGNRTANKENQEENALQVNKEAAREIARQLRLRDMGGIVVIDFIDMHKPLNRKELFDYLRGEMAHDRAKHTILPPSKFGLVQITRQRVRPEMNIVTSEVCPTCHGTGAIRPSILLLDDIENNFNYILLEQNEKDITLCVHPYIEAYIKKGLYTRQMKWYFKYKQWIKVKSNPAYQITEFRFFSSKDEEIKL, encoded by the coding sequence TTGATAAAAGAATTAATTATCGATTCGTCCCCCAGCGGAGCTACCATTGCATTATTACAGGATAAACAACTCGTAGAACTTCACAAAGAGCAAACCACCAACAACTATACCGTTGGTGATATTTACCTGGGTAAAATCAAAAAGATAATGCCCGGGCTGAATGCAGCTTTTGTTGATGTTGGATATGAGAAGGATGCCTTTTTGCATTATCTTGATTTGGGGCCACAGGTGCAAAGCCTGTTAAAGCTAACCAAACAGGTACGTAGCGGGGGTTACCAGTCAAAGCTTTTAGATCATCTAAAACTTGAGGCTGACATTAATAAAGGTGGTAAGATATCTGAGATTTTAACAAAGGGGCAATTGCTGCCGGTACAGATTGCTAAGGAGCCAATTTCAACGAAAGGCCCGCGCTTAAGTGCTGATCTGTCAATTGCCGGGCGTTACGTGGTGCTGGTTCCTTTTTCGGAGGTGATATCCATCTCTAAAAAAATAAAAAGCAATACCGAACGCCAGCGTTTACGCAAAATTGTTGAAAGCATTAAACCCAAGCACTTCGGCGTAATTATACGCACAGTGTCTGAGGGTAAGGGTGTAACAGAAATGCAAAAGGACCTGCTTGACCTGATAGCCAAGTGGGAAACGCTGATAACCAAACTCCCTTCGGTTGAGCCGTCCAAAAAAATACTGGGCGAGATAGACCGTACCTCAACGATATTGAGGGACATATTGAACTCTGATTTTCAGAGCATATATGTGAATGATAACGGCATGTACGAAGAAGTAAAATCTTACGTACATGAAATATCTCCGGATCTGGAGAACATTGTTCGCCTGCACAAGCACCGCGACCCGATATTTGAGCATTATGGCATTGAAAAGCAGATTAAGGGGGCTTTTGGTAAAACAGTAAACCTTGCCGGGGGCGCTTACCTGGTTATTGAGCATACCGAGGCGCTGCACGTTATTGACGTGAACAGCGGTAACCGTACGGCCAATAAAGAGAACCAGGAGGAGAATGCCTTACAGGTTAACAAAGAAGCTGCTCGCGAAATAGCCAGGCAATTGCGCCTGCGCGATATGGGTGGTATTGTGGTGATCGATTTTATTGATATGCACAAGCCGCTTAACCGCAAGGAGCTGTTTGATTACCTGCGCGGCGAAATGGCGCATGACAGGGCAAAGCATACCATATTGCCGCCGAGCAAGTTTGGTTTGGTGCAGATTACACGTCAGCGTGTACGCCCCGAAATGAACATTGTTACCAGCGAGGTGTGCCCAACCTGCCACGGCACAGGGGCTATACGCCCAAGCATTTTGCTGTTGGATGATATTGAAAATAATTTCAACTACATCCTGCTTGAGCAAAATGAAAAAGACATTACGCTTTGCGTGCACCCTTACATTGAGGCTTACATTAAAAAAGGCCTTTATACGCGCCAGATGAAATGGTACTTTAAGTACAAACAATGGATTAAAGTTAAAAGCAATCCGGCGTATCAGATCACCGAGTTCCGCTTTTTCTCATCAAAGGATGAGGAAATTAAACTATAA
- the radA gene encoding DNA repair protein RadA produces MAKTRIAYFCQSCGYESPKWLGKCPSCGQWNTFAEEILEKNNASVPDWKANPSTSLQRANKPVPVSEITFSEEHRLLTPDAEFNRVLGGGIVAGSLVLIGGEPGIGKSTLMLQLALNMPNLKVLYVSGEESDRQIKMRAERLTAPQPPEGGAANQVGKGAYILTETSTQNIFKQIEQLEPELVVIDSIQTLHSAHIESTPGSVSQVRECTAELLRFAKETSTPVFLIGHITKDGMIAGPKILEHMVDTVLQFEGDRHHVYRILRAVKNRFGSASELGIYEMLGEGLREVSNPSEILLSQRDEPLSGVTISATLEGMRPMLIETQALVSTSPYGTPQRTATGFDTKRMNMLLAVLEKRCGFRLGAKDVFLNITGGIRVEDPAIDLGLAAAIISSHEDIPIATKVCFAGEIGLSGEIRAVNRVEQRIAEAQKLGFEQIFISKYNLPKAGDKKRIDFSRYTIDVKTVGNIEEVFTLLFG; encoded by the coding sequence ATGGCTAAAACCAGGATCGCTTACTTTTGCCAGAGCTGTGGCTACGAATCTCCCAAATGGCTGGGTAAATGCCCCTCATGCGGACAGTGGAATACTTTTGCCGAGGAGATATTGGAAAAGAATAATGCCTCGGTACCCGATTGGAAAGCCAACCCTTCAACCAGCCTGCAACGTGCTAACAAGCCGGTGCCGGTGTCAGAGATAACCTTTAGTGAAGAACACCGCCTGCTAACACCGGATGCCGAGTTTAACCGGGTGCTGGGCGGCGGCATCGTAGCCGGATCGCTGGTATTGATAGGCGGCGAGCCCGGCATAGGTAAATCAACCTTGATGTTGCAGCTGGCGCTTAATATGCCTAACCTCAAAGTACTCTATGTATCGGGCGAGGAAAGCGACAGGCAGATAAAAATGCGGGCGGAACGATTGACAGCCCCCCAACCCCCTGAAGGGGGAGCCGCTAATCAGGTGGGTAAGGGCGCTTATATACTGACCGAAACCTCAACTCAAAACATATTTAAGCAGATAGAACAACTGGAACCTGAATTGGTGGTAATTGATTCAATACAAACGCTCCATTCGGCGCATATTGAGTCAACGCCCGGTAGCGTATCGCAAGTACGTGAGTGTACGGCGGAGTTGCTGCGTTTTGCAAAGGAAACCTCTACGCCTGTTTTCCTAATAGGGCATATTACAAAAGACGGCATGATAGCCGGCCCCAAGATACTGGAGCATATGGTTGATACCGTTTTACAGTTTGAAGGCGACAGGCACCATGTATACCGCATTTTGCGAGCGGTTAAAAATCGCTTCGGCTCGGCATCAGAGTTGGGGATATACGAGATGTTGGGCGAAGGTTTGCGTGAAGTTTCAAATCCATCAGAGATACTATTATCACAGCGAGATGAACCCTTGAGCGGTGTAACCATATCAGCCACGCTGGAAGGCATGCGCCCTATGCTGATAGAAACCCAGGCGTTGGTAAGTACATCGCCGTATGGCACACCACAGCGTACCGCCACGGGCTTTGATACCAAACGCATGAATATGCTGCTTGCCGTGCTCGAAAAGCGCTGTGGCTTCCGCTTGGGGGCTAAGGACGTGTTCCTGAACATTACCGGCGGCATACGGGTAGAAGACCCGGCTATTGACCTGGGGCTTGCAGCGGCTATTATATCCTCACATGAGGATATCCCAATAGCTACCAAGGTGTGCTTTGCCGGGGAGATAGGATTGTCGGGCGAGATACGGGCGGTTAACCGGGTAGAGCAGCGTATTGCCGAAGCGCAGAAACTTGGCTTTGAGCAAATATTCATTTCCAAATACAACCTGCCGAAAGCGGGCGATAAAAAGCGTATCGACTTTTCAAGATATACAATTGACGTAAAAACGGTGGGCAATATTGAAGAGGTGTTTACGCTTTTGTTTGGATAA
- a CDS encoding nuclear transport factor 2 family protein: MKRVIFFTFSFVFILINSQSIAQLSKASAGKTLYSTIINLDKQVFDAYNKCDLEKFEDYFDGDVEFFNDRTGYTSSRRDLMKSMKSMCENGGMERVLVSAQVYPLDFYGAVETGMSRFYKVTNGERKLIYTARFVHIWKQDDDDGWKIARVISYDHKAK; the protein is encoded by the coding sequence ATGAAACGCGTTATTTTTTTTACTTTCAGCTTTGTATTTATCCTGATAAATAGCCAATCCATCGCACAATTATCTAAGGCATCGGCCGGGAAAACTTTATACAGCACCATTATCAACCTGGATAAGCAAGTATTTGATGCCTATAACAAATGCGACCTGGAAAAATTTGAGGATTACTTTGACGGCGATGTAGAGTTTTTTAATGACCGTACCGGCTACACATCTTCAAGGCGTGATCTGATGAAGTCAATGAAATCAATGTGTGAAAATGGCGGAATGGAGCGTGTTTTGGTTAGCGCCCAGGTTTATCCGTTGGATTTTTACGGCGCTGTTGAAACCGGTATGAGCAGGTTTTATAAAGTAACCAATGGTGAACGTAAGCTGATCTACACCGCCCGCTTTGTACACATCTGGAAGCAGGATGATGATGACGGATGGAAAATTGCCCGTGTAATTAGTTACGATCATAAAGCCAAATAA
- a CDS encoding DUF4920 domain-containing protein, with product MKAWHLLLSILLVTAASQSFAQKVALPHGMVFGIKSDTSNAIEADKLQSFMGEKKRITTSVKGTVEKVTEEKGGWFVIHASNGMPIYAHFRDFNVTLPKQIKGRVVIISGVAKREFTADDQQHFAGDAINYSTTSKMSKAINFEVKGLMVYK from the coding sequence ATGAAAGCATGGCATTTACTTTTATCGATACTATTGGTTACCGCGGCTTCTCAATCTTTCGCGCAAAAGGTGGCTTTGCCTCATGGTATGGTTTTCGGAATTAAATCAGACACATCCAACGCCATTGAAGCGGATAAACTGCAAAGTTTTATGGGAGAAAAGAAACGGATAACCACCTCTGTTAAGGGTACCGTGGAAAAGGTAACGGAAGAAAAGGGGGGCTGGTTTGTTATACATGCAAGCAATGGAATGCCTATTTACGCGCACTTCAGAGATTTTAACGTTACTTTACCTAAACAAATCAAAGGCCGTGTAGTAATTATAAGCGGCGTAGCCAAGCGAGAATTTACCGCCGATGACCAGCAACACTTCGCGGGTGATGCCATTAATTACAGCACCACCTCAAAAATGAGCAAAGCCATTAATTTTGAAGTTAAAGGCCTGATGGTCTATAAATAA